The proteins below come from a single Tenuifilum thalassicum genomic window:
- a CDS encoding RNA recognition motif domain-containing protein: protein MNIYVSGLSYRINDDDLRQLFEEYGEITSAKVITDRETGRSRGFGFVEMANDDEARKAIDELTEAEYDGKVIRVTQAKPKSDRPRNGGGFNRERRGGGYGERRGGFNRDNRGGGRGGRRDY, encoded by the coding sequence ATGAACATTTACGTGTCAGGTCTGAGTTACCGCATTAACGATGACGACCTAAGACAACTTTTCGAAGAGTATGGCGAGATTACCTCAGCCAAAGTAATTACCGACAGAGAAACTGGGCGTTCCAGAGGATTCGGTTTTGTAGAAATGGCCAACGACGATGAGGCTCGCAAGGCCATTGATGAGCTAACCGAAGCCGAATATGATGGCAAGGTTATTAGAGTAACACAAGCAAAACCAAAATCGGATAGACCACGCAATGGTGGTGGATTCAACCGTGAACGTCGTGGTGGCGGTTACGGAGAGCGTCGTGGTGGTTTTAACCGCGATAACCGTGGTGGCGGTCGAGGTGGAAGAAGGGATTACTAA
- a CDS encoding aldehyde ferredoxin oxidoreductase C-terminal domain-containing protein: MSSSNPTIKALMIDAASGFYKVNRYNVGDFFGPVDLGIHLAHKHNSMNIGVGLLAGSIFPGSNRLIVNGISPCWHGFYISSMGGAGLVFDNLGINMFSIVGKASAPSILYLNRIHGEEIEVELLPVRPRTIWAQGRGGVYSMMQYALDNFGNRYETEPRILAAGPASMYTDFGAIASAPIRKGEITYVDTWAGRGGFGSKMVQQHNIVAIIYGGTYVDEDFRDRKVADRWFEDRYQKRLAAKDLEATTKYRFDPKFETGGTFGVNYATMKGDIMAFNYRTIYMTEEERLKIHNDFIVNHYLKQFNEETIKNKQQRTCGEPCGAVCKKMNGKYKKDYEPYQTMGPLCGIFDQRAAEKVNHHADMLGFDAISVGGVLSWLMDCVADGLITPEELGLNEVPVFSTNGFRVVEDSLHNANIAIALLDQMVNPNGAFHLREGARKFARHLARRKGTAVLDKFIYVGFARSGWMVPNQYWTPGVLSPMAIMGKYYMYYGKDFVPPRQLGRENAKRMLNELVMDNLGMCRFHRAWAEDILPEVIEKLYGMKDRFSRSLLLTASRINSRNASIFWESERNIDFVYTFLKKKKEIDGVSNPELDRWISLFEKDKRAAALDFWYEIHKGIHESLLEFH; encoded by the coding sequence ATGAGCAGTTCGAATCCTACAATTAAGGCGCTAATGATTGATGCTGCTAGCGGTTTTTACAAGGTGAACAGGTATAATGTTGGCGATTTTTTTGGTCCTGTCGATTTGGGTATTCATTTGGCGCATAAGCATAATAGCATGAATATTGGTGTTGGACTTTTGGCTGGTTCAATATTTCCTGGCTCAAACAGGTTGATTGTAAATGGAATATCTCCGTGTTGGCACGGTTTTTACATATCATCAATGGGTGGTGCTGGTTTGGTGTTCGATAACTTGGGCATCAACATGTTCTCCATTGTAGGTAAGGCTTCGGCTCCGTCAATACTTTACCTTAACCGTATTCATGGCGAAGAAATTGAGGTGGAGCTACTTCCTGTTCGTCCTCGTACCATTTGGGCACAGGGTAGGGGAGGCGTTTATTCCATGATGCAATACGCATTAGACAATTTTGGGAATCGATACGAGACAGAGCCTCGCATTTTGGCTGCCGGTCCTGCATCGATGTACACCGATTTTGGCGCTATAGCCTCGGCCCCCATTCGTAAGGGCGAAATAACCTATGTTGATACCTGGGCAGGACGTGGTGGCTTTGGCTCAAAAATGGTTCAACAGCATAACATTGTGGCAATTATTTATGGTGGTACTTATGTAGATGAGGATTTCCGCGATCGTAAGGTTGCCGATAGGTGGTTCGAAGACCGATATCAAAAGCGACTTGCTGCCAAAGACCTTGAGGCTACTACAAAGTATCGCTTTGATCCTAAATTTGAAACCGGTGGAACCTTTGGAGTTAACTATGCCACCATGAAAGGCGATATCATGGCTTTTAACTATCGCACCATATACATGACCGAGGAGGAGAGGCTTAAGATTCATAACGATTTCATTGTAAACCATTACCTGAAACAGTTCAACGAGGAGACCATCAAAAACAAGCAGCAGCGTACTTGCGGAGAACCATGCGGAGCAGTTTGCAAGAAGATGAATGGCAAGTATAAAAAGGATTATGAGCCCTATCAAACCATGGGACCTTTATGTGGAATTTTCGACCAGCGTGCTGCCGAAAAGGTTAACCATCATGCCGATATGCTTGGTTTCGATGCCATATCGGTGGGTGGCGTGCTCTCCTGGTTGATGGACTGCGTAGCCGATGGCCTGATAACTCCCGAAGAACTTGGTCTAAATGAAGTCCCTGTTTTTTCTACAAACGGATTTCGTGTTGTTGAGGATTCATTGCATAATGCTAATATTGCCATTGCGCTGCTCGATCAGATGGTCAATCCCAATGGGGCTTTTCACCTACGCGAGGGGGCTAGAAAGTTTGCTCGTCACCTAGCCCGCCGAAAGGGCACTGCTGTTCTCGATAAGTTCATCTACGTGGGCTTTGCCCGTTCAGGCTGGATGGTACCAAACCAGTACTGGACACCTGGCGTTCTTTCTCCCATGGCCATAATGGGTAAGTACTACATGTACTACGGTAAAGATTTTGTTCCTCCCCGTCAGCTTGGAAGGGAGAATGCTAAGCGCATGCTTAACGAGCTGGTTATGGATAACCTGGGAATGTGCCGTTTCCATCGTGCATGGGCCGAAGATATTTTACCTGAGGTAATTGAAAAGCTTTACGGCATGAAGGATAGGTTTAGCCGTTCGCTGTTGCTTACCGCAAGCCGTATTAATAGCCGAAATGCTTCTATATTCTGGGAAAGCGAAAGGAATATCGATTTTGTTTACACCTTCCTGAAGAAGAAAAAGGAGATCGATGGTGTTAGCAATCCTGAGCTTGACAGATGGATTAGTCTATTCGAAAAGGATAAAAGGGCTGCAGCCCTCGATTTCTGGTACGAAATTCACAAAGGTATTCATGAATCCTTGCTGGAGTTCCATTAA